A single region of the Halorussus gelatinilyticus genome encodes:
- a CDS encoding prenyltransferase translates to MHERQPTVTLGYLLTLSRPRFWFYLAGPVLVGVAYGASAVSELFAPAAVALFAYFLVPANVYLYGVNDAFDADIDVENPKKTGEQAREARFRGGGAVAAVVAACGLAGLALAGAFAAGALALYPNPPAGATVGPAAWVVAFLALGYAYSAPPFRLKTVPPLDSVSNGLYVLPGAAAFVAVAGHQPPALAVVGGWLWAMAMHTFSAIPDIEPDRRAGIRTTATVLGERRTLAYCGAVWLLAAGAFGLLDWRGGALLLVYPLLAAGVAATDVAVSRAYWWFPAVNGLVGMVLTLGGLWGVVRG, encoded by the coding sequence ATGCACGAACGCCAACCGACGGTCACGCTCGGCTACCTCCTGACGCTCTCGCGGCCCCGGTTCTGGTTCTACTTGGCCGGGCCAGTCCTCGTCGGCGTCGCCTACGGCGCGTCGGCGGTAAGCGAGCTGTTCGCCCCGGCCGCGGTCGCGCTGTTCGCGTACTTCCTCGTGCCGGCGAACGTCTACCTCTACGGCGTCAACGACGCCTTCGACGCGGACATCGACGTCGAGAATCCGAAGAAGACCGGCGAGCAGGCCCGCGAAGCCCGGTTCCGCGGCGGGGGAGCGGTCGCGGCGGTCGTCGCGGCCTGCGGTCTCGCGGGCCTCGCGCTGGCGGGCGCGTTCGCCGCGGGAGCGCTCGCGCTCTACCCGAACCCACCCGCCGGCGCGACCGTCGGCCCGGCCGCGTGGGTCGTCGCCTTCCTCGCGCTGGGCTACGCCTACAGCGCGCCGCCGTTCCGCCTCAAGACGGTCCCGCCGCTCGATTCGGTCTCGAACGGGCTCTACGTCCTGCCCGGCGCGGCGGCCTTCGTCGCCGTCGCCGGCCACCAGCCCCCGGCGCTCGCGGTCGTCGGCGGGTGGCTCTGGGCGATGGCGATGCACACCTTCTCGGCGATTCCCGACATCGAACCCGACCGCCGGGCCGGGATTCGCACGACCGCGACCGTCCTCGGCGAGCGCCGGACGCTGGCGTACTGCGGGGCGGTCTGGCTCCTCGCGGCCGGGGCCTTCGGCCTGCTCGACTGGCGGGGCGGGGCGCTCCTGCTCGTCTACCCCCTGCTCGCGGCGGGCGTCGCCGCGACCGACGTGGCCGTCTCGCGGGCCTACTGGTGGTTCCCGGCCGTCAACGGACTGGTCGGGATGGTGCTGACGCTGGGCGGTCTCTGGGGGGTCGTGCGTGGATAG
- the cruF gene encoding bisanhydrobacterioruberin hydratase, with protein sequence MDSPNRDGAAGDGATDERATRARVEAELSRLVRENRFTIAVVFPLVGAALFVLSHERVLLPAWLAMNPVLVLFGTAVMRLPLVAGLAPLVDRKAGLGLLAVTAYSYFIEYVGVHYGVPYGEFSYELQLGPMVGGVPIGLPVFFLPLVVNGYLLVLLLLPRASRVERTLAALAVVLVVDLVLDPAAVGLGFWTYDGGGFYYGVPLSNFLGWILSGLVAVSIVEWSFDIEALADRLETCEFALDDFVSFVVLWGAMNVYFGNWVAVALAVGLSAGLVRTDRFDFVGLGRERPEQG encoded by the coding sequence GTGGATAGTCCGAACCGGGACGGCGCGGCCGGGGACGGCGCGACCGACGAGCGCGCGACCAGAGCGCGGGTCGAGGCCGAACTCTCCCGACTCGTCCGCGAGAACCGATTCACCATCGCGGTCGTCTTCCCGCTGGTCGGGGCCGCGCTGTTCGTCCTGAGCCACGAGCGAGTCCTGCTCCCGGCGTGGCTGGCGATGAACCCGGTCCTCGTCCTCTTCGGGACCGCCGTGATGCGCCTGCCGCTGGTCGCCGGTCTCGCGCCGCTCGTGGACCGGAAGGCCGGACTGGGCCTGCTCGCGGTCACGGCCTACAGCTACTTCATCGAGTACGTCGGCGTCCACTACGGCGTGCCCTACGGCGAATTCAGCTACGAGCTTCAACTCGGGCCGATGGTCGGCGGGGTGCCGATTGGACTCCCCGTCTTCTTCCTCCCGCTGGTGGTCAACGGCTACCTGCTCGTGTTGCTCCTGCTCCCGCGGGCCTCCCGCGTCGAGCGGACGCTCGCGGCGCTCGCGGTCGTCCTCGTCGTTGACCTCGTGTTGGACCCCGCGGCGGTCGGTCTCGGCTTCTGGACCTACGACGGCGGCGGGTTCTACTACGGCGTTCCGCTCTCGAACTTCCTCGGTTGGATTCTCAGCGGCCTCGTCGCGGTCTCGATAGTCGAGTGGAGCTTCGACATCGAGGCGCTGGCCGACCGCCTCGAAACCTGCGAGTTCGCGCTCGACGACTTCGTGAGCTTCGTCGTGCTGTGGGGTGCGATGAACGTCTACTTCGGTAACTGGGTCGCGGTCGCGCTCGCGGTCGGCCTGTCGGCGGGGCTGGTCCGGACCGACCGCTTCGACTTCGTGGGTTTGGGTCGGGAGCGCCCCGAGCAGGGGTGA
- a CDS encoding SHOCT domain-containing protein, protein MGLVDDSRVTVLLGGFLLSLLALVGVTALGAFAVLSAFLDPAAGTPLLVALLQTAAPFVAVAAMLGVVSLVLLVGLAVAVVRSASVPRDARLARLARTVERYYPGARSLGLSEKFEPTTEDRIDQLKQRYVEGEITELEYEQRLQELMSDDDVSDDRVRRERERTDRQRDREFEL, encoded by the coding sequence ATGGGATTGGTAGACGACTCGCGGGTCACGGTGCTTCTGGGCGGGTTCCTGTTGTCGCTACTCGCGCTGGTCGGCGTCACCGCACTCGGCGCGTTCGCGGTTCTCTCGGCGTTCCTCGACCCGGCCGCGGGCACGCCGCTGTTGGTCGCGCTGTTGCAGACCGCCGCGCCCTTCGTCGCCGTCGCCGCGATGCTCGGGGTGGTCTCGCTCGTCCTGCTGGTCGGCCTCGCGGTCGCGGTCGTCCGGAGCGCGTCGGTGCCCCGCGACGCCCGCCTCGCGCGACTCGCCCGGACGGTCGAGCGGTACTATCCCGGCGCACGCAGTCTCGGTCTCTCAGAGAAGTTCGAACCGACGACCGAGGACCGCATCGACCAACTGAAACAGCGGTACGTCGAGGGCGAGATAACCGAACTGGAGTACGAGCAGCGACTTCAGGAGCTGATGAGCGACGACGACGTGAGCGACGACCGCGTTCGCCGCGAACGCGAGCGGACCGACCGCCAGCGCGACCGCGAGTTCGAGTTGTGA
- the folP gene encoding dihydropteroate synthase: MDYHEAANFLFDLRRFRPKPGTESTAELLAHLGDPHEEVDFVQVAGSNGKGSTARMTERALREADLDVGLYTSPHFDDVRERVRVNGRKVPKAALAEYVESVEEYVEDRAADGEAPTFFEVMTGLALWHFGREDVDVAVLEVGIGGKYDATSVVEPIASAVTSVTLEHTGIIGETIAEIAHDKAHVAPDDAPLVTATTGEAFDSVRDYAGDVVRVGEADASTGQRGEDDDTAESPDVRVEYGGRTNHTEAAVSLSGPDWEVETQIPLLGEYQARNAGVAAALARQVAARRDLPETALDGEALARGLRKADWPGRFEVMGRDPVVVLDGAHNPGACEALAATVSEFDGEYDDLHLVFGAMHDKDLRGMAEALPTPDRVVACRPNLDRAEDEAVVARAFEEAGAGEVLTRNAVEGAVENALTAAGEDDLVLVAGSLFAVAEARTRWTRAEIPKRIRNLDDAREALEGADVTDPGVWRMRGKAVHRVLKTRVQVRQARYLKEEMLSLGGECAVSGTNEQDDQNVDVVLMGTLAQFKRLAGKLDGQPYGLSVFADELRDALGIRTDPDRRGYPWEDGTAVMGILNVTPDSFHDGGRYEAVEDAISRAEEMVAAGADVIDVGGESTRPGADEIPVEEETDRVVPVIERIADSDALVSIDTRKAAVAEAALDAGADVLNDVSGLEDPEMRFVAADHDAPIVVMHSIDAPVVPDRDVHYDDVVEDVIDELEEKVLLAEKAGLDREQIIVDPGLGFGKESAESFELLARTDEFHALECPVLVGHSHKSMFELIDAGEDRTAATVAGTTLAAERGADIVRVHDVEANVAAVRAVEAADHPERFEDGSS; the protein is encoded by the coding sequence ATGGACTATCACGAGGCGGCGAACTTCCTGTTCGACCTGCGTCGGTTCCGCCCGAAACCGGGCACGGAATCGACCGCCGAACTGCTCGCCCACCTCGGCGACCCCCACGAGGAGGTCGATTTCGTGCAGGTGGCCGGGTCGAACGGGAAGGGTTCGACCGCCAGGATGACCGAGCGGGCGCTCCGCGAGGCGGACCTCGACGTGGGGCTCTACACCTCCCCGCACTTCGACGACGTGCGCGAGCGCGTCCGGGTGAACGGCCGCAAGGTTCCGAAGGCCGCGCTCGCCGAGTACGTCGAGTCGGTCGAGGAGTACGTTGAGGACCGGGCCGCCGACGGCGAGGCCCCGACGTTCTTCGAGGTGATGACCGGACTGGCGCTCTGGCACTTCGGCCGCGAGGACGTGGACGTCGCGGTGCTGGAGGTCGGCATCGGCGGGAAGTACGACGCGACCAGCGTCGTCGAACCGATAGCCAGCGCGGTCACGAGCGTCACCTTGGAGCACACCGGCATCATCGGCGAGACCATCGCGGAAATCGCCCACGACAAGGCTCACGTCGCGCCCGACGACGCGCCGCTCGTGACCGCGACCACCGGCGAGGCCTTCGACAGCGTTCGAGACTACGCCGGGGATGTGGTTCGGGTCGGTGAGGCCGACGCTTCGACGGGGCAACGAGGCGAAGACGACGACACCGCCGAATCGCCCGACGTGCGGGTCGAGTACGGCGGCCGGACCAACCACACCGAGGCCGCGGTCTCGCTCTCCGGCCCGGACTGGGAGGTCGAGACCCAAATTCCCCTGCTCGGCGAGTATCAGGCGCGAAACGCGGGCGTGGCGGCGGCGTTGGCCCGGCAGGTCGCGGCGCGCCGCGACCTGCCCGAGACCGCGCTGGACGGGGAGGCGCTCGCCCGCGGACTCCGGAAGGCCGACTGGCCCGGCCGGTTCGAGGTGATGGGCCGGGACCCGGTGGTCGTCCTCGACGGCGCGCACAACCCCGGCGCGTGCGAGGCGCTGGCCGCGACCGTGAGCGAGTTCGACGGCGAGTACGACGACCTCCACCTCGTCTTCGGCGCGATGCACGACAAGGACCTCCGGGGGATGGCCGAGGCCCTGCCGACGCCCGACCGCGTGGTCGCCTGCCGACCGAATCTCGACCGCGCGGAGGACGAGGCGGTCGTCGCCCGCGCCTTCGAGGAGGCGGGTGCCGGCGAGGTCCTGACTCGGAACGCCGTCGAGGGCGCGGTCGAGAACGCGCTGACGGCGGCCGGGGAGGACGACCTCGTGCTGGTCGCGGGGTCGCTGTTCGCGGTCGCGGAGGCCCGGACGCGCTGGACTCGCGCCGAGATTCCCAAGCGCATCCGGAATCTGGACGACGCCCGCGAGGCGCTGGAGGGCGCGGACGTGACCGACCCCGGCGTCTGGCGGATGCGCGGCAAGGCGGTCCACCGCGTGCTGAAGACTCGCGTGCAGGTCCGACAGGCGCGCTACCTCAAAGAGGAGATGCTGAGCCTCGGCGGTGAGTGCGCCGTCTCGGGCACCAACGAGCAGGACGACCAGAACGTGGACGTGGTGCTGATGGGCACCCTCGCGCAGTTCAAGCGCCTCGCCGGGAAGTTGGACGGCCAGCCCTACGGCCTCTCGGTGTTCGCCGACGAGTTGCGCGACGCGCTCGGCATCCGGACCGACCCCGACCGGCGGGGCTACCCGTGGGAGGACGGCACCGCCGTCATGGGCATCCTGAACGTCACGCCCGACTCGTTCCACGACGGCGGGCGCTACGAGGCGGTCGAGGACGCCATCTCGCGCGCCGAGGAGATGGTCGCGGCCGGCGCGGACGTCATCGACGTGGGCGGCGAGAGCACCCGTCCCGGCGCGGACGAGATTCCGGTCGAGGAGGAAACCGACCGCGTGGTCCCCGTAATCGAGCGCATCGCCGACTCGGACGCCCTCGTCTCCATCGACACGCGGAAGGCCGCGGTCGCCGAGGCCGCGCTCGACGCCGGAGCCGACGTCCTCAACGACGTGTCGGGCCTCGAAGACCCCGAGATGCGCTTCGTCGCGGCCGACCACGACGCGCCCATCGTCGTGATGCACAGCATCGACGCGCCCGTGGTCCCCGACCGCGACGTTCACTACGACGACGTGGTGGAGGACGTGATAGACGAACTGGAAGAGAAGGTCCTCCTCGCCGAGAAGGCGGGTCTCGACCGCGAGCAGATAATCGTGGACCCCGGACTCGGCTTCGGCAAGGAGAGCGCCGAGAGCTTCGAGTTGCTCGCCCGGACCGACGAGTTTCACGCGCTGGAGTGTCCGGTCCTCGTCGGCCACTCCCACAAGTCGATGTTCGAGTTAATCGACGCGGGCGAGGACAGGACCGCGGCCACGGTGGCGGGCACGACGCTCGCGGCAGAGCGCGGGGCCGACATCGTCCGAGTCCACGACGTCGAAGCGAACGTGGCGGCGGTCCGGGCGGTCGAGGCGGCCGACCATCCCGAGCGGTTCGAGGACGGCAGTAGCTAG
- a CDS encoding ATP-binding protein, translated as MWWSPQYDREADAELTSADDQTQPSRQWLLKNHRQLAQLVTRIQITDDLDDLLRLITEEARELVGAHQSVTSRTINLDWEQAINAVSLSEKYADYRDYDTEPDGSGIYSVVCERNEPMRLTQSELESHPAWNDFGDEGDEHPPMRGWLAVPIVGSEGQNMGLIQVSDKYRGEFTQADEAILVQLANVASAAIENARLYDELRESEERYRTLFDSMTEGYCVFEKVETAPGEPGNFRYVEANPAFNEHTGLDDVVGETIRDRAPSEPSEWLDILEDVARTGEEVTFQREFGANSRVLQCQAFPIAGPSSGQIGMTVRNITERVEHERKLQASNQRLESFASMLAHELRNPVTIGQIYGQQLPEESDSEAVRYVTEAFDRIEDMIDVMLVLTQGRNAIGETEPFSLAAVAREAWDEADAPDATLQVDLDARVETDETYLRHLFQNLFENAVEHGGSDVAVRVGEAEDGFFVADDGIGIPASDREDVFKAGVTTTADEGGTGLGLAFVRELATVYDWSYRVTESAGGGARFEFSNVDFLGPSS; from the coding sequence GTGTGGTGGTCACCCCAGTACGACCGCGAAGCCGATGCGGAGCTGACGAGCGCCGACGACCAGACCCAGCCCTCGCGCCAGTGGCTGCTGAAGAACCACCGTCAGCTCGCCCAGCTCGTCACTCGAATCCAGATTACCGACGACCTGGACGACCTCCTGCGCCTCATCACCGAAGAGGCGCGGGAACTGGTGGGAGCCCACCAGTCGGTCACGAGCCGAACGATCAACCTGGACTGGGAGCAGGCGATAAACGCGGTGTCCCTCTCGGAAAAGTACGCCGACTACCGCGACTACGACACCGAACCCGACGGGAGCGGCATCTACTCGGTGGTGTGCGAACGCAACGAGCCGATGCGACTGACGCAGTCAGAGCTGGAGTCCCACCCGGCCTGGAACGACTTCGGCGACGAGGGAGACGAACACCCGCCGATGCGGGGATGGCTGGCGGTCCCGATAGTCGGGTCGGAGGGCCAGAACATGGGGCTCATTCAGGTCTCGGACAAGTATCGGGGGGAGTTCACGCAGGCGGACGAGGCGATTCTCGTCCAGCTCGCCAACGTCGCCTCCGCGGCCATCGAGAACGCCCGGCTCTACGACGAGTTGCGCGAGTCCGAGGAACGCTACCGCACCCTGTTCGACTCGATGACCGAAGGCTACTGCGTCTTCGAGAAGGTCGAAACCGCTCCGGGCGAGCCGGGAAACTTCCGCTACGTGGAGGCCAACCCGGCCTTCAACGAACACACCGGTCTCGACGACGTGGTCGGGGAGACGATTCGCGATCGGGCTCCGAGCGAGCCGAGCGAGTGGCTCGACATCCTCGAAGACGTCGCGCGGACCGGGGAGGAAGTCACCTTCCAGCGCGAGTTCGGAGCGAACAGCCGGGTCTTGCAGTGTCAGGCGTTTCCCATCGCGGGACCGTCGAGCGGCCAAATCGGCATGACCGTTCGGAACATCACCGAACGGGTCGAACACGAACGGAAACTCCAGGCGTCGAACCAGCGCCTCGAGAGCTTCGCCAGCATGCTCGCCCACGAACTCCGCAACCCCGTCACCATCGGCCAGATATACGGCCAGCAGCTCCCCGAGGAGTCGGACTCCGAGGCGGTCAGATACGTGACGGAGGCGTTCGACCGCATCGAGGACATGATCGACGTCATGTTGGTGTTGACGCAGGGCCGGAACGCGATCGGCGAGACCGAACCGTTCTCGCTCGCGGCGGTCGCGCGGGAAGCGTGGGACGAAGCGGACGCGCCCGATGCGACGCTGCAGGTGGACCTCGATGCCCGAGTGGAGACGGACGAGACGTACCTCCGCCACCTGTTCCAGAACCTGTTCGAGAACGCCGTCGAACACGGCGGGAGCGACGTCGCGGTCCGCGTCGGTGAGGCGGAAGACGGGTTCTTCGTGGCGGACGACGGAATCGGAATCCCGGCGAGCGACCGGGAGGACGTGTTCAAGGCGGGTGTGACGACCACGGCCGACGAGGGCGGTACCGGATTAGGGTTGGCGTTCGTCCGAGAACTGGCGACGGTGTACGACTGGTCGTATCGCGTGACCGAGAGCGCGGGCGGCGGGGCTCGGTTCGAATTCAGTAACGTCGATTTCCTCGGCCCGAGTTCCTGA
- a CDS encoding glycosyltransferase family 4 protein, giving the protein MRVALVSETVAQHRQTGATRRLQRTAEALAGRGHDVVVCCAQWWDGDHETFEQNDVTYRAVTDERGDGRFALALPAALRAADPDVIQATADDPTHVLAAKAASVFLRAPLVVDWYESPQAGDADDPRWRLAATVPELVLVPSETVRTRVRELGADGEAVRVVPNGIDTDAIRAAEPREVADIVYSRRLDADANLESLLLALAELRDHNWSAVVIGDGPERDVYERQVRDLRIEDRVSFAGDQPLENRLSAFKGAHVYAQTARREAFPTDLLRALACGCAGVVEYHVESSAHELVEQEDRAFRTTSEQELTDALISASEMEPMELNENFAEYDEAKVLDRYLAAYDEAEERMSWVEPAAVAGGAVLVVAVLVLLVVLL; this is encoded by the coding sequence ATGCGCGTCGCGCTCGTCTCGGAGACGGTCGCCCAACACCGCCAGACGGGGGCAACGCGACGACTCCAGCGTACCGCCGAGGCGCTCGCCGGCCGGGGCCACGACGTCGTCGTCTGCTGTGCGCAGTGGTGGGACGGCGACCACGAGACCTTCGAGCAGAACGACGTGACCTACCGGGCGGTCACCGACGAGCGCGGCGACGGCCGATTCGCCCTCGCGCTCCCGGCCGCGCTCCGGGCCGCCGACCCGGACGTGATTCAGGCCACCGCCGACGACCCGACGCACGTCCTCGCCGCGAAAGCCGCCAGCGTCTTCCTGCGCGCGCCGCTCGTCGTCGACTGGTACGAGTCGCCGCAAGCGGGCGACGCCGACGACCCGCGGTGGCGACTCGCCGCGACGGTGCCCGAACTCGTTCTCGTCCCGTCCGAGACCGTCCGAACCCGCGTCCGGGAACTGGGCGCGGACGGCGAGGCGGTCCGGGTCGTGCCCAACGGCATCGATACGGACGCCATCCGCGCGGCCGAACCCCGCGAGGTCGCCGACATCGTCTACTCCCGGCGGCTCGACGCCGACGCCAACCTCGAAAGTCTCCTGCTCGCCTTGGCGGAACTCCGTGACCACAACTGGTCGGCGGTAGTCATCGGCGACGGTCCCGAACGCGACGTCTACGAGCGACAGGTCCGTGACCTGCGCATCGAGGACCGGGTGTCGTTCGCGGGCGACCAACCCCTCGAAAACCGGCTGTCGGCGTTCAAGGGCGCGCACGTCTACGCCCAGACCGCCCGCCGGGAGGCGTTCCCGACCGACCTGCTCCGGGCGCTGGCCTGCGGCTGCGCCGGCGTCGTGGAATACCACGTCGAGTCGAGCGCCCACGAACTGGTCGAGCAGGAGGACCGCGCGTTCCGGACCACCAGCGAGCAGGAGCTGACCGACGCGCTGATCTCGGCGAGCGAGATGGAACCGATGGAACTCAACGAGAACTTCGCGGAGTACGACGAGGCGAAGGTGCTGGACAGGTACCTCGCGGCCTACGACGAAGCCGAGGAACGGATGAGTTGGGTCGAACCGGCCGCGGTTGCCGGCGGGGCGGTGTTGGTGGTCGCGGTTCTGGTGTTGCTGGTCGTCCTACTCTGA